From Ficedula albicollis isolate OC2 chromosome 7, FicAlb1.5, whole genome shotgun sequence:
ccccccccccccccccccccttccggCGGCCCGAGGAGCCGGGCAAGGTGGACGGGGATTTCCTGGAGGCGGTGAAGAGGCACATCCTGAGCCGGCTGCAGATGCGGGACCGGCCCAACATCACGCACGCCGTGCCCAAGGCGGCCATGGTCACGGCGCTGCGCAAGCTGCACGCCGGCAAGGTGCGGGAGGACGGCCGCGTGGAGATCCCCAGCCTGGACGGGCAGGCGAGCGCCGGGCCCCCGGCCCACGACCCGGTCTCCGAGATCATCAGCTTCGCCGAGACAGGTGGGCGCCGCCCGGCCGCGCACCCGcgcccccctgccctgccctgccgcGCTCTCCGCCTGTCCTGCCTCGCCCCGTCTGTCATTCCCCCTGCTCGACCCCTGTCGGTCCCCCTGCTTGACCTCTGTCAGTCTTCCCTCTCGCCCTGCCTGTCCTCCTGCCCGCCTTCTCTTTCCGCCTGCCTGACCCCTGGCAGTTCCCCGGTTGCCCTTGCCTGGCCCCCTGCGCACCCTGCCTGTCCTTCTGCCTGGTGCGGGCACCTGGCCGCCCAGCTCACCCGCTTGCCCTCCGCCTCATTCGCTCTCCCCTCTGCCCCGCACCGTCTCGCCCTGACCCTGCCCGCGCCTTCCCGTCCTCCCTGCTTCTGCCCCTGTGCCCGGGATTCTCCCCGGGTTGTGCCTTGCAACTCCCCTCTCTtgtccctccgtccctccgCAGCCTCTGTGCCCTCGGCTCCCCTCCGGCGGTCCTTCCAGCTGCACCGGGGattctctctgtctctgtgtgtcccACTGTCCCTCTTCTGCCTGTCCCGCTCCATCTCTTGCATCCCTTGCCTTGTCTGTCTTGCCCTGCACATTGATCTGGTTCACTGCCTGCATCTGTCTATTGAGGCTTGCATTTGCCCATCCTCACTTTCCATTTGTTTCCCatttatttagcttttatttGCAGTATTGGCCTTGTCTGTTGTCCACTGCAGGCAGTGTCCTGCCGAGTGTGTCTGTCTCCTCTCTGTCCGTCAGTCCGTTTGCTAACTGCCCTCCATCCCCACGGTACCAGCCATCTCAGTCCAGCCATTGCAGTTATGTGTCACTGAATCccttcagcacagctttccagTAGTTTAACCACTGTCCCCATGAACTTTGCACATCTGGCTGGAACACCATCACTCTGCAAATTACCTCTCTCCTGTCTATCTGCccatctttcctttccttcatcGCTCTATCGCTCggttcatttttctctctctatcTTCTTGTGGCATCTATATATCATTTGTCcacaaaataaatctctttctATCCTGTATGCTGCCCACTCATCTTCTTTATCTACCCTCCCACTTACCAAAGGCATATACATTTACAGTATCTATGGGATCTGTTGCATTATACATATGCTTGTTATATTCACATACAAAATTTATGAGCGCACACAATCTCACACAACACAAGTGATGTGGATCAGTGCAGCAGCACCGTactgttctttttctgtcactgtcaccacagtTTACAAAAAAGTTGTGTATTTACTAACAGGCGAAAGGTTTTCCTAGTGTACATTTTGGtggttattattttttaataggatGTTGTTGGGAGATCGGGGGTGGGCTTGTACTTTCATTTGGTATTCAGTCAATCGTTGTCTTTTGTAACACTTCCAAAATTGACTTTATGTAAAATGTAGACAAACACAGTGAAAATTTTTGTCACTGAACTATTACAAGGTACTGAATGGGCTCTGGAGGCACATTTGAAAGGCATCTAGGGTAACAAATGAAGACACCGACTACGCAAAAAATCCCATTCAGAGATTGACAAAAATGCTAAAGATTCttagggaaggaaaaggcaggggaaaaaaaatctacatttagCTTTGTACAGACGGAAGCAAAATCGATAAGGGCAGATGAGAAAATGCCTTTCcagcaataattttaaatagcaATTGGGATGCTTTGATTCAGGGACCACAATTACGGTCTCCGCCATAAAGGCCGGCACATTTATCACCTACGCCAAATTTAGTTAGGACTTACAGTACACAAATTGCAGGAAGGCTGCtggtatttctgaaatatttcatgcaGCAGGCTCTTCTGTTTACAAATAAGGGGTTATGTCAgacatttggtgacatttggtTTTCTGTGACAATTTCTCTCCTTTAATTCTGGTGTTGCTGAAAAGCGTATTGAGAACAGCCAATAACGGCGCTACAGCGGGAACAACCGCTTCATTGCCTTGCCTCGCATGGGAGTTCATCATTTcggggagaaaaggcagagattGAAATGATTAATAATAGCAGATATTCTACCAGACTAAGTGGAGGTTAGCTTGATCTGTTGGACAAGCAGGCAcattattgaaatattttccgTTCTGTCGTGTGAGCCCTCTCCTTTAAACCGCGGCGAGAATATTTGCAAATTGAAACAAAATCCCTGGTTTGGCATTGGTGTTTTAGTGGTTATTGAAAGAGCTCTCCCCATGAGAATTGGCAGGTAGCTGAAAGTTAAAACTATTCTTAAACTGATGAGATAGCAGAGTCCTAGTCCTAGTGCCGGTCCTTTTCAAGGTGCTGCTGTAGCATCTTTTAATCTGgttttctggaaaaaacatATTCTGGAAAGCTCTTACTGGTATCTGTGGATCTAACACATCCGACTGCAGCCTGATGTTGAGGGTTGCTGTGGGAAGTCCCCTTTTCAATTAATTCTGATTGTAAATTGGGGATATTTGATGCAGTGCATGCCTTCTGACTGGCACAGCCCTGTCGCCGTTCACTTGGTCTGCTGTGCTCTAGCGTTGTCCCTGAATCCAGAAAGGCACATAAGCTAACATTTCCTTTTTGACTTAATCTTGCTGATCTCTCCTTATCTTGCAGACGATCTGGCCTCATCTAGAGTCCGCCTCTATTTCTTCATCTCGAATGAAGGGAACCAGAACTTGTTTGTCGTTCAAGCCAGCCTGTGGCTTTACTTGAAGCTGCTTCCATATGTCTTAGAGAAAGGCAGCAGGCGAAAAGTAAGAGTCAAAGTCTATTTCCAAGACCCGGACACTAGCAACAAGTGGAATGTGGTTGAAAAGAAAGTTGATCTCAAAAGAAGTGGTTGGCACACTTTTCCCATGACAGAGGCGATCCAGGCTCTGTttgagagaggagaaaggagactGAACTTGGATGTTCAATGTGAGGGCTGTGAAGAGTATTCAGTGCTGCCAATTTATGTGGACCCCGGGGAGGAATCCCACCGGCCTTTTTTAGTGGTGCAAGCCCGCCTCGCCGATAACAAACACAGGATCCGGAAAAGAGGCCTGGAGTGCGATGGCAGGACCAATCTATGTTGCAGGCAACAGTTTTACATTGACTTTAGACTCATTGGGTGGAATGACTGGATCATAGCACCATCAGGTTACTATGGGAATTACTGTGAAGGGAGCTGCCCGGCCTACTTGGCCGGTGTCCCGGGGTCGGCTTCCTCCTTTCACACCGCTGTCGTGAATCAGTACCGAATGCGGGGGCTGAACCCGGGCACCGTGAACTCCTGTTGCATTCCAACCAAACTTAGCACAATGTCAATGCTGTACTTTGATGATGAATACAACATTGTGAAAAGGGACGTTCCCAATATGATTGTGGAAGAATGTGGTTGTGCTTGATTTAAggtgtgttttggggggggagagagagagagggagagagagagagaaacattCCCGTACAAGATGGTGTTGGAGGAAGTTTCACTGTGTATCCAGGCATCAGTGTTGGAAAGTCACTGTGGAAAagtttgacaaaaaaaaaaaaaaagaaaaaaataatcatttcacTTTGGTGTCAGGACAGTGGCAGTTTGTGGATCATGGACACTTATATATTCTATCACTTATAAGTTAATGCTATGAAATATCttaaagacacacacacaaacacacacacacacacgaaaTGTGGGCACGCACACAAACACGCGCtcatacacacagacacagacacacacacacacacacacgaggCAGCTCGGAAAAGGGACATGAGCACAGAAAGTCAGTGACCAGTGACGACGGACCTAAATGCCTGCCAGTACGAGTGAACGGCTGAGCAGCTGTTTCCCCGCCTGCCGGCAAAGCCAGACCGAAATGAGCTCCCTTTGCTCAGGCAAAAGCACAGACTGTGAGAACACAACGTATTCTTGCACGCAGGTGTCAAAATGACCAAACttagaaaattgaaaaaaaacaaaaaagaaataaaaaaagttgaCTGTCACCTCTTAGGTCTAACAGGAAGCTGCAGGACACCTGCCTTGGGAGGCGATCACTTCctcttaatttaaatttatctaAACATAAACATCACAGATACCCGCTTCTTCCTACAGCACTTCCAGCAAGGAATCTTGTGGTTCTATCAGGGAGAGATAGAGAAGGGGACAGACGTGAGAAACTGCTGTATTTCTAACACCTGGCCGTTGTGGAGTCACTAGCTGGGCTGATGAGATCCGGTGCTTTCACTGCCCACTAGCAGCCCATGGTTGGCTACACCTGCCGTGTCTTGGAAAAGGGAATCGATACCATATCTGGACTGTGTTGACTGTTGGCACCTCTCACTGTTCGAAGAACAAAAAGTCAAAAGTTGCAATCTGTGTTCTTCAGTGGGGGACTCGGCAGGGCTGCGTCACGTGGGGGAACGAGCAAACAAGCGATGGCCACCACGGCTAAACCAATGAACCCTAAAGAGGAGTGACAGCGACAGAGTGGAGACGTTCTGGGAAATGCAGTGCGTTTAATAACAGGCGAGGAACATTTTTACAAGTCttggaaaggaggagagaggagagtgCTTTCAATTTCCTTACCAGGAGGTGTCAAGGATGGCCATAAAGATCAGAAAATAATGATACAGCATAGCACTTGCAAACTGCTTGAATGCACGTATAATAGCACTTGCAAATTTCAATGCCTTGAAAAGTGGTACTTGATAGTGCACTTATCTTTGCTCACTATCTAGGTAAACAGGTGCCGCATGAGCTATGCAATTTAAAGTGTTGACCCATACTAGACAAACTGGACTTATGATAtgacttttttatatttttttatacttgaaattaaatcttttgcttcttttttaaagcGAATGATTGCTTTTAATGTTTGCACTGATTTAGTTGCATGATTAGTCAAAAACtgccatttgaaaaaaaatgttatttttatagCAGCAAAAAATGAATACAGTTAAATGTATTATACATAAATTTTGGAACCAAAGAGGCCAACATATTAGTTATAATTTTTATGAGATGGCAAAGCCATCATATATCATGTAGTCATACTGAGCAATCCCTCACGAGGCCTACCAATTGTTTCAGGGTACAAAATGGATTCTGTTTGTTCTATTCAGTGTCTTTTCTATACCATACGCACATGGAATgtagagtgaaaaaaaaagtgactatTGTAGAATACATTACAATATGTGCATCCTTTAAATCcaatttttatgtttatttaataAAGTTCCTTTTAGGTTCTGTTCCATAATAATTTAAACCAAACAATTTTCACTTAGATTTGCTGTTGAAGTATTTTACATTTGTGtacagtttaaataaataaaaaagattgaAAACTATTAGGTAGAGCTTGGTTTTTGTCCTGCCTGCAAATGGCTTCACTGGGGGAATACCCTCCTGAAAGtcaaatccaggaaaaattccAATGCATCCCGTCACCCCAGTTACAACCAGAGCAGCCAATACAAATTCCTGGGCAAAGCAGACGTTAAAATATTTGCCAAGTTCCAGTGGAGttcagctctcttttttttttttttttttttttttttttcagtgtgtaaCATCTGGAGGAACTCGCTTACTTTCAGGACTGAATAGGCTGCAGACAGTGAACTGTCGCATTAGACCGTAGTCATATTAGTCATTGCAGAAAGCCTCGTCTGAGAGCTCAGCTGCGATCCTAAAAATGTTACACTCTGCTTTTATTGCTGTCTATACATGTAAGCatctgcttctttctctctgcagcagtgcagggacgCAGGAACGGCGCTGTTCCGCATACCTGCAGGTCATTTACTGCAAGTTCCTGGTTCACCTGCTGTGTAAGAATGTAACTTCTTCTCTGGGTCACTCCCTGACTACTtagaagaagtaaaaaaaattacgTGGAAAGCACTTCCAGGAATAAAAGACCAATAGtaagtttgattttttcttttttccccaaaactaGCTGACACTAAgaaaagggttttcttttctttttagtaaaatatctttcttttacTAACAAGCCCTTGAAAATGTTGAGAAATACTCAAGTACTCAGCTGCACATATATCCAGATATTGATTTAATTGATCTTCACAGATAAATTCTTCCTCCTGGAGACCTGAGCAAATGCCAGCTGAAGCTGACCTCTGTTGACTTAGCAAATGTTGGATCTGACCCTGAAACGTAAAAAGTGTTGAAGAAGCAAGATCATGCAACTAATGATGGGTTCTAGTTAAAATTCAGATTCAGGTGtagctctgcccagctctcctcGGAGGAGAGGGGTTAAATGCAAGCCTGGGGTTAAATGGGAGACCTGGAGAATAATTTGCTGTGACTGTGTCAACAATGTGCTTCTCAGAACTTTGTCCTCCAGATCAAATTTTTGGAATATCTTATAGCTTTCTCACCACCTTCAGCTGCACATTGATTGTCAAAGCCACTAACCACTCACTGTTGTTGCTCCACCTCTCAGCAGCCTTTTCTCTAGTTTTCATTCCGTGGGTCCACTGTGCTACTGATGAGTTCAATAAATTCCCCTTGAAATTAGTGGCCAATACCCATCCCTTCACTATGAAGGCATGTTTGCCCTAACATGACACTTATTATAAATAAGACTAGGCAGCCCTTTAAAAAATTGGATATATTAAGCAATCTTGCCCATTGAAATGCAAGGCCCTGGAGACTGGCTCCAATTAGGTTTTGTTCTTAATTGAAAGTGTTTGGTCCCTGAGGTCAAAGCCAAACCCTGCATTGGACATTGGGACTCCTGTCCTCAGGAGGAGACTAGGATGTCTCCTGGGATTTggacctgcagccctggggaacagggaactgctgggagccaggatgCTTTAAGCTTGGGCTGGCCAGGAGCGaggggcaggaacaggctgtgctgtgcatccCTCTGCAAAGCCACAAGCAAGCTCAGGATCCCAAACTCTTTCACACAGGCCATCAAAAAGCACCCCTTTTCTTGGTAAAAGTCTTTCCCACCTTtcttcccctgtccctgccttcTCTGCTCCCCAGTTTGTAGCTAGAGTCACGGTGTTTATgggacagaaacagaaatgcaagGAAGAGCACGAATATTAGGATAGTGTGAGGGGCATCATCTGGGAGTGGAAAGAGCTGGAATCATAGTCAAGGCTCCCATGCccttttattttgtgtgaaaGAGACTCTAGAAATCAATGTGAACTGAACATGCTTGGagttttctgcagcacagagccactTGCTACTCTGAGCATTCTACAGAGAGTGAGCTGTTCTTGTATCCTGGTGCTGTCAGCAACCTGTCACACAGATTTCTAAGgctaaaatgaaagaaaatagtttttaattcTGTGGGACCAACCTGAGACAGTTTGGGCTTGATTTTTCAGAGATGTAACAAAGCTACTGCTCTTGCCAGCTTTTTACAGGGGAGTGCAGGAATTCTGCTTTGTGCAGCTTCCACctcctgcatttctgaaatcaggaaaaatgaaaaatgagatgcCCAGGCCTGATgactgcttttcaaaaattttgCGGTTTTCCTGTCTGTCATTCCCATCCTTATAAAACTGAGCATCCAGTTTCATTGCTTTATGCCAGGTTAGGTACTCCACCTCAAAAAACAGCTGGGGCACATCCATACCCCCCCAACCAAAGGTGACTTGGTGACTCTCTCTTGTCTTTGAACTCAATTCTGTAAATGCTAAACCAGTGTCTTCTATCATGTGACAGAATCTATCTCTGGAGCTGGAGAATCTTCACCCTTCAAAATATTCTAACACAGGCAAAAGCCCATCCCGGACCTCCCACTGCTGTTGGTGAGGATGGTGTGAACAGGGTGACTGTCACCATGTGATGCAACAGAGCACTTGTCGGATTAACTCTGCATACATCACGTATTTCCACACATAATAGACACCTGCTCCAAAATTGCCAGCTCTCACCTTCTTTTCTCTCACTTGTGAGAGATGAACTCAGCAGCTGAAAATTAGCTGCTGCACTTGCCCTGCCATTGGAGAAGAAGGAAACCCCTCACTGAACACATCCTtcataaagataatttttgtaTGGAGTGGTTTCTACTGGGAAGGGTGGGAGAACGTGTTGCAAGATGgatcagaaatacaaatttctaAGAGGGGAGTCTGTTTCAGTTAATGCTGATGTCAGTCTACAGTAACTCTCCTAAAGTCTGCAGATTTAATTCAGGCTAGCAATGATATGAATAAAGACACACCTGAATCCAGTTTTCTGGAATTCCTGATTGGGCCCAGCTCATTCTAAGTTCtcagtatttctaaaaaaaaaaaataatttttcctttagaatCAGGAGCTAAAAGTTTTAGCAAAACCCATGCATACTGTGTGACAGATCAGAACAGGAGCAGAAGACATCTAACTTTGTTATGAATCTCCCTACATACACTGGAATTTGGCCAGGAATTAGCAATCTGCATCAGTACAAAATGCCCCAGTAGCTTTCATTTGCTTGCCCAGTCAGTAACCTTGAACTGCAAGCTGGATTTACGTCCCTGCTTGTAACAGTAGGGACCACTTTTATTTGGGTAACTTCATTGATTTCAAGGGAATTGTTTCTGATTTGTACTAGAATAAGTGGGAGCAGATTTAGGTTCTTTAATGTTCTTCCAGTTTAGCTCTTGGAATAACTTATATTTCATTATTATGTGTTTATGTAATTAGTGCAATTATATCAAATTATATAATTGGTACAATTACTTGGACTCATGTAACCACTGCATATAGCATTccatgttttaaaatcttttactctgggaaaacaacaaaaaaaaaaaaagcagtcaaTATTACATGGGaatcttaatttgtttttaaattccagTATCAAATTTAGGGCCCGACCACATGCAAGCAACTTCTGGTTCACATCAGTGGAATCTCTGAGCAGGCAGCTTGCAGCCTTCACCATAGatattgcatttttaatctGATTTGGCCAATTCTATTCAACAGAGGCCCTCCTGGAATGTGTGCAGCTCTAACCAGCCTTCCTTGTACAAAAGCAGACGTCAAGCTTTTACACACACACCATATGACCTGAGAGATCTTGAAGCCATCAGAGCCCTGAGATACATGTACAGCTTTTTTATACTTGATcagattttctgtctttgtgatCTGCCATTGAGAATTTTAAACCAATATTGTATTAAATTCATAGACTCCCACTTTTTGGTCAGTGAAACTGTTTTgtctcccccttccccccccccccaaaaaaaaacccccccccccccccccccccccccccccccccccccccccccccccccccccccccccccccccccccccccccccccccccccccccccccccccccccccccccccccccccccccccccccccccttccccccccccgcaaaaaaaaattgctttcaggCTACATTGTTCTGAAAGCTGGGAAGTAGAAGGTTCTGCTGCATCTGCCGTGAGcagagggaggtgattctgcccctggTCTCTGGTGAAACCCTACATGGAGTCTGCACCCAGCTCGGGGGCCCCCAGCATAGGAAGGACATGGACTTGTTGAAGAGTCCTGAGGAGGGTCATAAAAATgaccagagggctggagcacctctttTGTGCAGACAGACCGAGAGCACTGGGGCTGTTCAGGCTGAAGAGAAGGTTTACAGTGCCTAAAAGGGCCGACAAGAGACCTGGAGggggactttttacaagggcatgtagtgattGCCAAGGAGtgatggctttaaactgaatgAAGATAGGCTTAATTACCTGTAAGACACAAATTCTTTATTGGGAGGGTGCTAAAGCACTGCAACAGGTTGCCCAGTGATGTTGTGGaagcctcatccctggaagtgttcaaggccagattgatgggactttgagcaacccGGTCTAGGGGAAAAGGAACC
This genomic window contains:
- the INHBB gene encoding inhibin beta B chain yields the protein PFRRPEEPGKVDGDFLEAVKRHILSRLQMRDRPNITHAVPKAAMVTALRKLHAGKVREDGRVEIPSLDGQASAGPPAHDPVSEIISFAETDDLASSRVRLYFFISNEGNQNLFVVQASLWLYLKLLPYVLEKGSRRKVRVKVYFQDPDTSNKWNVVEKKVDLKRSGWHTFPMTEAIQALFERGERRLNLDVQCEGCEEYSVLPIYVDPGEESHRPFLVVQARLADNKHRIRKRGLECDGRTNLCCRQQFYIDFRLIGWNDWIIAPSGYYGNYCEGSCPAYLAGVPGSASSFHTAVVNQYRMRGLNPGTVNSCCIPTKLSTMSMLYFDDEYNIVKRDVPNMIVEECGCA